A single region of the Gracilibacillus caseinilyticus genome encodes:
- a CDS encoding extracellular solute-binding protein — translation MYKMKTVILFMVLCIVLFGCSNNESASNNGEGNTGEGNEDLNEITIYTPLHSAETPDSKIEGTIEELTGVSLNLQYIPANNYQDRMNTSFATDSMPEVANIPIEGIYKEAIRDGQFWEIEPYLDEFENLKKLKEEILDNTRVDGKLYSLYQGRPLSRQGIIYRKDWAENLGLDTPRTTEEFYDMLKQFTENDPDGNGKDDTIGLADRGDLAYGSFNTIASWFNSPNEWGEKDGELLPSFMFPEYKETLNFMRKLHKNGYINQDFPVTSKPDQQDMIKSGKAGAYIGCMCDVSALQSDGSVNNPDMELDVHNQIKGPNGEYQIWSIPGYNHPYFFPKSSVETEDELKVILGFFDKLMEPEVANTVYWGMEGEHYNVENGKAVAIEDTGKLDREVIPYQTLEVGEPDTNGRYEGSFPLEAREKANELFKDNENYLIKNPTITLDSETYDLKSEELNTIMVDATFNYILGEIDEQGFDEAVEKWKSSGGEDVVEEFNTSYKES, via the coding sequence ATGTATAAGATGAAAACTGTTATATTATTCATGGTATTATGTATTGTTTTATTTGGTTGCAGCAATAATGAAAGCGCTTCTAATAATGGGGAGGGAAACACTGGAGAAGGAAATGAAGATTTAAATGAAATTACAATTTACACACCTCTGCACAGTGCAGAAACACCTGATTCAAAAATCGAAGGAACAATTGAAGAACTGACTGGTGTATCCCTTAATTTGCAATATATTCCCGCTAACAATTATCAAGATAGGATGAATACTTCATTTGCAACAGATAGTATGCCAGAGGTCGCGAATATTCCTATAGAGGGTATATATAAAGAGGCAATTAGAGACGGGCAATTTTGGGAGATAGAACCTTACTTAGATGAATTTGAGAATTTAAAAAAATTAAAAGAAGAGATATTAGATAATACAAGGGTGGATGGCAAATTATATTCTTTATATCAAGGTCGTCCTTTATCTAGACAAGGAATTATTTATCGAAAGGATTGGGCGGAAAACTTAGGACTAGATACACCTCGAACAACGGAAGAATTTTATGACATGTTAAAACAATTTACAGAAAATGATCCAGATGGAAATGGTAAAGACGATACAATTGGATTAGCTGACCGAGGCGATTTAGCATATGGATCTTTTAATACCATAGCATCATGGTTTAATTCACCTAATGAATGGGGAGAAAAAGATGGTGAATTATTACCTTCATTTATGTTTCCGGAGTACAAAGAAACATTAAATTTTATGAGAAAGTTGCATAAAAATGGTTATATCAACCAAGATTTTCCTGTAACTAGTAAACCAGATCAACAAGATATGATTAAATCTGGTAAAGCAGGTGCCTATATTGGATGTATGTGTGATGTTAGTGCGCTTCAAAGTGATGGATCGGTTAATAATCCAGATATGGAATTAGATGTCCATAATCAAATAAAGGGTCCTAATGGGGAGTACCAAATATGGTCCATTCCTGGTTATAATCATCCTTATTTCTTTCCAAAATCTTCTGTAGAAACAGAGGATGAATTAAAAGTTATCTTAGGTTTTTTTGATAAACTAATGGAACCAGAAGTAGCGAATACGGTGTACTGGGGTATGGAAGGGGAACATTATAACGTGGAAAATGGGAAAGCAGTTGCAATTGAAGATACTGGAAAATTGGATAGAGAGGTCATACCTTATCAAACGCTGGAGGTAGGAGAACCTGATACCAATGGAAGGTATGAGGGAAGTTTTCCGTTAGAAGCAAGAGAGAAAGCTAATGAATTATTTAAAGATAACGAGAATTATTTGATCAAAAATCCTACCATTACGTTGGATTCTGAAACATATGATCTTAAGAGTGAAGAATTAAATACGATTATGGTAGATGCAACATTTAATTATATATTAGGAGAAATCGATGAACAGGGTTTTGATGAAGCAGTCGAAAAATGGAAATCATCAGGAGGAGAAGATGTGGTAGAGGAGTTCAATACTTCATATAAAGAGAGTTAA
- the ade gene encoding adenine deaminase has product MTNPIISAARGEAALDLAIENIQLVNVFSGEIYPAAIGIYQDKIVHVTRPGETSLAANQVIDGQGKFAIPGLIDTHLHIESSMLTPGAYAEAVLPHGTTTIVTDPHEIGNVLGEEGIAYMIDASKEVDLRILTYLPSCVPSAPKVETAGADFTPEVIERLLQWDGIDGLAEVMNYVGVVQQDERMIKIVEAAKKAGKIAQGHAPTVTGRDLSAYLVAGVDSDHESRTGEEALEKIQAGMYVEIRESSFSLNMSPIAAYIKDKGYLPNVCLCSDDVKANHLVQRGHMNHVVRRAIEEGINPVNAIRFGTLNAAERLQRKDIGAIAPSRIADIVLLDSLEDMVISDVFTAGNHVVTEGKLQFEQPKLAPPKHFFNTVKVDDITEDDFTIDVTDKSLEEANVRVIEYDFAPGIPTNFIETTLPIINGELSLESYQGKKAPLNYIGVFHRHGKNHNKTVGILAGYGIKEGAVATTVAHDSHHLAVLGVNKKDMAIAANRAKELNGGMVAVKDGEIVAELPLPVAGLMSTDTAEELTPKIDAFVNLLQDDIMPGKNPIHRLIAVTLPVIPKAKISDLGLVDVDRQEIVPLFMD; this is encoded by the coding sequence ATGACAAATCCAATCATTTCCGCAGCACGAGGCGAGGCTGCATTAGACCTGGCTATCGAGAACATTCAATTAGTCAATGTATTTTCTGGTGAAATCTACCCAGCAGCAATCGGTATCTACCAGGACAAAATTGTACATGTGACGAGACCTGGTGAAACAAGTCTGGCAGCCAATCAGGTGATCGATGGACAAGGTAAATTTGCGATACCAGGCTTAATTGATACGCACCTGCACATCGAAAGCAGTATGTTAACGCCTGGGGCTTATGCCGAAGCGGTATTGCCCCACGGTACAACAACGATTGTCACCGATCCCCACGAAATCGGGAACGTGTTAGGAGAAGAAGGCATTGCCTATATGATCGATGCCAGTAAAGAAGTAGATTTACGAATTTTAACTTATTTGCCATCGTGTGTCCCGTCAGCTCCCAAAGTGGAGACAGCGGGTGCTGATTTCACGCCAGAAGTGATCGAGCGTTTGCTTCAATGGGATGGCATTGATGGTCTTGCCGAAGTCATGAATTATGTTGGTGTCGTTCAACAAGATGAAAGAATGATCAAGATTGTCGAAGCTGCCAAAAAGGCAGGTAAAATCGCACAAGGACATGCTCCAACTGTAACCGGTAGAGACTTATCAGCTTATCTCGTAGCTGGGGTTGACTCTGATCACGAAAGCAGAACAGGTGAAGAAGCGTTAGAAAAAATACAGGCAGGTATGTACGTCGAAATCCGTGAGAGCTCTTTCTCATTAAATATGAGTCCTATTGCAGCTTATATTAAAGATAAAGGCTACCTCCCCAATGTCTGTCTTTGTTCCGACGATGTAAAAGCAAATCATCTCGTGCAAAGAGGTCATATGAATCATGTCGTCCGCCGTGCAATAGAAGAAGGAATTAATCCGGTAAACGCGATCCGATTCGGTACATTAAATGCGGCTGAGCGCCTTCAACGAAAAGACATCGGAGCGATCGCACCAAGCAGAATTGCAGATATCGTCTTACTCGATAGCCTGGAGGATATGGTAATTTCAGATGTTTTCACAGCTGGAAATCATGTCGTAACAGAAGGAAAGCTCCAGTTCGAACAGCCAAAATTAGCACCACCGAAGCACTTTTTCAACACGGTAAAAGTCGACGACATCACAGAAGATGATTTCACGATTGACGTCACAGACAAATCGTTAGAGGAAGCCAACGTTCGTGTGATCGAATATGATTTTGCGCCTGGCATTCCAACGAATTTTATCGAAACAACCTTGCCAATTATAAATGGTGAGCTAAGTTTAGAAAGTTATCAAGGTAAAAAAGCACCACTTAATTACATTGGCGTCTTCCATCGCCATGGCAAAAACCACAATAAAACGGTTGGCATACTAGCTGGTTATGGTATTAAGGAAGGTGCCGTCGCTACTACTGTTGCCCATGACAGTCATCACTTAGCCGTACTAGGTGTAAACAAAAAAGACATGGCGATCGCAGCTAATCGTGCTAAAGAATTGAATGGTGGGATGGTCGCAGTGAAAGACGGTGAAATCGTAGCTGAACTGCCGTTGCCAGTAGCGGGATTGATGAGTACAGACACTGCTGAGGAACTGACTCCAAAAATTGATGCATTTGTTAACCTATTGCAAGACGACATCATGCCTGGCAAGAATCCGATCCACCGTCTCATCGCAGTAACCCTGCCCGTGATACCAAAAGCCAAAATTTCGGACCTGGGGCTAGTGGATGTCGATAGGCAGGAGATTGTACCTTTGTTTATGGACTGA
- a CDS encoding extracellular solute-binding protein: MKQKKVIMLCFSLICFVLLFACSKNENASTDSTDESEKSSSDEPQEISMMFNLHVPEVPDGRLEELLEEKTNTELDIRWVPDNNYAETLNTQIATGNLPDVFLLKDVTLDQQKDAVRDGQYWEIGPYLEEFPNLNKLNKDILKNTMIDGKIYTLYAGRPLSRQGLIYRKDWADNLGLDAPTNLDELYEMMRAFTEDDPDGNGKDDTIGLTDREILGTFENFATWHGAPNRWGEKDGQLLPQFMFPEYREAMDYFKSLFDNGYINKDAPVTSKTDQQELLKNGTAGVYIGTMGDVEPMYSDAVAINPDVELDVHNHIEGPDGEYRTRSIPGYGSMLIFPKQSVETEEELKGILGFFDFLMTPEGSNLLYWGVEGEHYEVVDGFAKVKEENEEAYNLEIRPYTPFEIGEPETNGRYTGYYDYEPRAKADELYEDNNDHLVHDPTASLESPTWAEKSETLNQIMEDATYQYFLGQIDEAGFDDAIERWKESGGQQVIDEYTEGYQDQNN, from the coding sequence ATGAAACAGAAAAAAGTTATCATGCTTTGCTTTTCATTAATTTGTTTCGTGTTATTATTTGCTTGTTCCAAAAATGAAAACGCTTCAACGGATTCGACAGATGAATCAGAAAAAAGCAGCAGTGATGAACCACAAGAAATTTCAATGATGTTTAACCTCCACGTCCCTGAAGTCCCGGATGGGCGTCTTGAAGAACTGTTAGAAGAAAAAACAAATACTGAACTGGACATCCGATGGGTACCAGATAACAACTACGCAGAAACGCTCAACACTCAGATCGCAACCGGAAATTTGCCAGATGTGTTTTTGCTGAAAGATGTCACGCTTGACCAACAGAAAGATGCCGTCCGAGATGGGCAGTATTGGGAAATTGGTCCCTATTTAGAGGAATTTCCTAACTTAAATAAATTGAATAAAGATATTTTAAAGAATACGATGATTGATGGCAAGATTTATACACTTTACGCAGGACGTCCCTTATCTCGCCAAGGGTTGATATACCGTAAAGACTGGGCAGATAATCTAGGATTGGATGCCCCTACAAACCTTGATGAATTATACGAAATGATGAGAGCATTTACCGAAGATGATCCAGACGGAAACGGTAAAGATGACACGATCGGTTTAACTGATCGCGAAATCCTTGGGACATTCGAAAACTTCGCCACCTGGCATGGTGCTCCAAATAGATGGGGAGAAAAAGATGGGCAATTGCTGCCACAGTTTATGTTCCCTGAATACCGTGAAGCGATGGATTACTTCAAAAGCTTGTTCGATAACGGCTACATTAATAAAGATGCACCTGTAACGAGTAAAACAGATCAGCAGGAGCTTCTGAAAAATGGAACAGCCGGGGTTTATATTGGTACAATGGGCGATGTTGAGCCGATGTACAGTGATGCCGTTGCTATCAATCCGGATGTTGAATTAGATGTACACAATCATATTGAAGGTCCAGATGGTGAATATCGTACCCGTTCCATTCCGGGCTATGGCAGTATGCTTATTTTCCCTAAACAGTCAGTGGAAACAGAAGAAGAACTAAAAGGCATTCTCGGTTTCTTCGATTTCTTAATGACACCAGAAGGGTCCAACCTTCTATACTGGGGTGTGGAAGGCGAACACTATGAAGTGGTCGATGGCTTTGCAAAAGTGAAAGAAGAAAATGAAGAAGCGTACAATCTTGAAATTAGACCATATACACCATTTGAAATTGGTGAACCTGAAACAAATGGCCGCTACACTGGTTACTATGACTATGAACCAAGAGCAAAGGCCGATGAATTGTATGAAGATAATAATGATCACTTAGTCCATGATCCAACCGCGTCCCTAGAATCGCCAACATGGGCAGAAAAATCGGAAACATTAAATCAAATCATGGAAGATGCGACATATCAATACTTCTTAGGTCAAATTGACGAAGCTGGCTTTGACGATGCGATCGAACGCTGGAAAGAATCTGGTGGCCAGCAGGTGATTGATGAATATACGGAAGGTTATCAGGATCAGAATAACTGA
- a CDS encoding nucleotidyltransferase family protein — translation MKCIILAAGYATRLYPLTRYKAKPLLEVAGKSILERIMKKVDAVREIDQVWIVTNNKFAESFQDWSNHYTGAKPIKVINDQTTSNENRLGAIGDIQYVLEQANISDDVMVLAGDNLFDFQLKDFVSFCTEKGTDCISCHALEDLDELQRTGVVEVAEDGKVLSFEEKPPKPKSQLAAPPIYLYRRETLPLFAKYLQEGNNPDAPGHFVPWLIQQKDVYAYQFAGYRYDIGTLDSYETVQKMFAE, via the coding sequence ATGAAGTGTATCATATTAGCTGCCGGATATGCGACAAGATTGTATCCCTTAACGAGGTATAAAGCAAAGCCATTGTTAGAAGTGGCGGGAAAATCTATCTTAGAGCGAATCATGAAAAAGGTCGACGCAGTGCGCGAAATTGATCAGGTGTGGATTGTAACGAATAACAAATTTGCCGAAAGTTTTCAAGACTGGTCGAATCATTATACAGGTGCCAAACCAATCAAGGTGATCAATGATCAAACGACTTCTAATGAAAATCGCCTCGGGGCAATCGGAGATATCCAGTATGTATTAGAGCAGGCGAACATTAGTGATGATGTAATGGTTCTTGCCGGTGATAACTTGTTCGATTTTCAATTAAAAGATTTCGTCTCCTTTTGTACGGAAAAAGGTACCGATTGTATTAGCTGCCATGCTTTAGAGGATCTGGATGAGCTGCAAAGAACAGGGGTTGTGGAAGTGGCGGAGGATGGGAAGGTACTTTCATTCGAAGAAAAGCCGCCAAAGCCAAAATCACAGTTAGCAGCACCACCTATTTATCTGTATCGAAGAGAGACGTTACCACTTTTTGCGAAGTACCTGCAAGAGGGAAATAATCCAGATGCACCGGGGCATTTTGTTCCGTGGCTGATTCAGCAGAAGGACGTTTATGCTTATCAATTTGCAGGATATCGATATGATATTGGCACGTTGGACAGTTATGAGACAGTGCAGAAGATGTTTGCTGAGTAA
- a CDS encoding M20 family metallo-hydrolase, translating to MHWDQAKETFIYQQTEASIKWLSQFSNSDGEGVTRLVYTNPWLLAQSALQEKCEAMGLETRMDPAGNVFASFKGNEQGVVLTGSHIDTVKNGGKYDGAYGIVAGLVAIKFLQEYLGIPKKTIELVSFCEEEGSRYPLTFWGSRLITEEVDAIPSVQEDKGHITLKEAMNDVGLSIDELSLIKKRNDIQAFIELHVEQGMRLEANEKQIGVVEQIAGVHRFTVTVTGQANHAGTTPMTMRQDAVYGASQMIQWVTEQAKQYGEPFVATVGQMSVKPNVPNVIANEVTFTVDVRSPQPDTLQTFKEEMTTVFKKIAVVNDLDIVVEQWLATPPIMMDSELTATAKAICDEQQLSYQMMTSGAGHDAQIMAKHYHTALLFVPSYRGISHSPLEHTSTADLAAGVKVLVELLYRLAY from the coding sequence ATGCATTGGGATCAAGCTAAAGAAACATTTATTTATCAACAAACCGAAGCGAGCATCAAATGGCTTAGTCAATTTAGTAATAGTGATGGAGAAGGCGTTACTCGTCTTGTGTATACAAACCCCTGGCTGCTGGCACAATCAGCTTTACAGGAAAAATGTGAAGCAATGGGACTGGAAACGAGAATGGATCCGGCGGGTAACGTGTTTGCTTCTTTCAAAGGTAACGAACAGGGAGTGGTGTTAACTGGATCCCACATAGATACCGTAAAAAATGGTGGCAAATATGACGGCGCATACGGCATTGTAGCAGGTCTTGTTGCTATAAAATTTTTACAGGAATATCTGGGGATTCCTAAGAAAACAATCGAGCTGGTTTCCTTTTGTGAAGAGGAGGGCAGTCGTTATCCATTGACGTTCTGGGGCTCTCGATTAATCACGGAAGAGGTAGATGCTATTCCATCCGTTCAAGAAGACAAAGGGCATATTACGTTGAAAGAAGCGATGAATGATGTCGGCCTATCTATTGACGAGCTAAGCTTGATCAAAAAAAGAAACGATATCCAGGCATTTATTGAACTGCATGTTGAGCAAGGAATGAGACTGGAGGCGAACGAAAAACAGATCGGTGTTGTGGAACAAATTGCGGGTGTACATCGCTTTACTGTCACTGTTACGGGACAAGCCAATCATGCGGGGACAACGCCAATGACAATGCGGCAGGATGCGGTATATGGTGCCAGTCAAATGATTCAGTGGGTAACAGAGCAGGCGAAACAATATGGAGAGCCGTTTGTTGCAACTGTCGGGCAAATGAGTGTAAAGCCAAATGTGCCGAACGTGATTGCAAATGAGGTCACTTTTACAGTAGATGTCCGTTCTCCTCAACCTGATACATTACAAACGTTTAAGGAAGAAATGACCACTGTATTTAAAAAAATTGCAGTTGTGAATGATTTAGATATTGTGGTTGAACAATGGTTAGCAACACCACCTATTATGATGGATTCAGAGCTGACGGCGACAGCAAAAGCAATTTGCGATGAGCAGCAATTATCCTATCAGATGATGACAAGCGGAGCAGGGCATGATGCGCAAATTATGGCTAAGCATTATCATACTGCATTACTGTTTGTACCAAGTTACCGAGGGATTAGTCATTCGCCGTTGGAACATACAAGTACAGCGGATCTGGCAGCAGGGGTAAAAGTGTTGGTTGAATTATTGTATCGGCTTGCTTATTGA
- a CDS encoding helix-turn-helix domain-containing protein, producing the protein MKKSSKFYMKLLSFALLLGIIPVVLVGIFSYINSANSMQKQVEKEKLHNVLQTQLMYEQALRQVDQSLTNFGMSLLSNQLLEEPLKPNQFPLYRELKAELNNLQRFETGVTDIVFINKDYEWLVRNRGLTQWNQEDLADIQEIERLNSNSTWLVNEEYHFGVGANASTKCKRYLEMVKSLPLNSSHVKGYVIAMLPLCELDKRISVDGENGMTLIVNEQNEIVMSHGDQSLDETYLKNQLLERIDKREQHQFLMPLNKEKYLVTYRKSNYNSWFYINFVNIDEIKETSHSIGWFTLMVCIIILLGLIVVAIIGSGKLYAPIGRLIHLLKETTGDSKSNDFGDELVAIESHIHLISAENETLEGKMRSQNRQLNQFFVNKLIQGKATEKEIHERMIEGEYEEYTVMSIRIDSFKDTGFTHDDQDMILFAIQSIVEDLINEKQTLLPIVIENKQVTVIKSTVQEGAIKNELIHFIQEKIKLILKIPVSIGVSNSYANLKELNKAYQESEISLRQTLTLGQEKIIYYDTVQSSHLVRNLYPKQIQHELFEAIKSNNKQLADERLGDIFDHIFANKIKDEQYEMTIIRLLNNLFELAENLLIEIEIKDESHSLIHKLYQFRSNEEVESWFKSHIIYPIMEAFNRRADKQYRSISDQVIHIIQREFDQDLTLESVALRLHYNTSYLSSLFRKETNLSFSEYLSHYRLEIAKKLLEETSISVKEIAERLRYNNSQNFIRSFRKKAGITPGQYRKKMKEI; encoded by the coding sequence TTGAAAAAAAGTTCGAAATTCTATATGAAGCTTTTGTCATTTGCATTGTTACTTGGGATAATCCCTGTAGTACTTGTTGGTATTTTTTCATATATTAATTCTGCGAACAGTATGCAGAAACAGGTAGAGAAAGAGAAATTACATAATGTCTTACAAACACAACTTATGTATGAACAAGCTTTGAGGCAAGTAGATCAATCATTAACAAACTTCGGCATGTCATTACTTAGTAATCAATTATTAGAAGAACCATTAAAACCAAATCAATTTCCTTTATACAGGGAATTAAAAGCCGAATTGAATAATTTACAACGGTTTGAAACTGGAGTGACAGATATCGTTTTTATCAATAAAGATTACGAATGGTTGGTTAGAAATAGAGGTTTAACGCAATGGAACCAAGAGGATCTGGCCGATATTCAGGAAATTGAGAGACTTAACAGTAATTCAACCTGGTTAGTTAATGAGGAGTATCACTTTGGTGTAGGAGCAAATGCTAGTACTAAATGTAAGCGTTATCTGGAAATGGTGAAAAGTTTACCTTTAAATAGTAGTCATGTGAAGGGATATGTCATTGCCATGCTTCCTCTTTGTGAACTGGATAAACGTATCTCTGTTGATGGTGAGAATGGCATGACTTTAATTGTAAATGAACAAAATGAAATTGTTATGTCTCATGGAGATCAAAGCTTAGATGAAACGTATTTAAAAAATCAGTTATTAGAAAGAATAGATAAACGAGAGCAACATCAATTTTTAATGCCTTTAAATAAAGAGAAATATTTAGTTACTTATCGTAAATCTAATTATAATAGCTGGTTCTATATTAATTTTGTGAATATCGATGAAATAAAGGAAACCTCTCATTCCATTGGTTGGTTTACATTAATGGTCTGTATCATTATTTTGTTAGGATTAATCGTTGTTGCCATTATTGGATCTGGGAAACTGTATGCACCAATTGGAAGGTTAATTCATTTATTGAAAGAGACAACGGGAGATTCAAAGAGTAATGATTTTGGGGATGAGCTTGTTGCAATAGAGAGTCATATTCATTTAATATCAGCGGAAAATGAAACACTAGAAGGTAAGATGAGATCACAAAATAGACAATTAAATCAATTTTTCGTAAATAAGTTAATCCAGGGTAAGGCTACTGAAAAAGAAATACATGAAAGAATGATAGAGGGAGAGTATGAGGAATATACGGTTATGAGTATACGTATTGATTCTTTTAAAGATACAGGGTTTACTCATGACGATCAGGATATGATTCTTTTTGCTATTCAATCGATAGTGGAAGACTTAATTAATGAGAAACAAACATTGCTTCCAATAGTGATAGAAAATAAACAAGTAACGGTTATAAAAAGCACGGTTCAGGAAGGGGCTATTAAAAATGAACTCATCCATTTTATCCAAGAAAAAATTAAATTGATCTTAAAAATACCAGTAAGTATAGGTGTAAGTAATAGTTATGCAAATTTGAAAGAGTTAAATAAAGCTTACCAGGAAAGTGAGATTTCACTTAGACAAACATTAACCCTGGGTCAGGAGAAAATTATTTATTACGATACTGTACAGTCCTCTCATTTAGTAAGAAACCTTTATCCTAAGCAGATTCAACATGAATTATTTGAAGCAATAAAGTCGAATAATAAGCAATTAGCAGACGAGAGATTAGGTGATATATTTGATCATATATTTGCTAATAAAATAAAGGATGAACAATATGAAATGACAATCATTCGTCTTTTGAATAATTTATTTGAATTAGCAGAGAATTTATTAATTGAAATCGAAATTAAAGATGAAAGTCATTCATTGATTCATAAACTATATCAATTCCGCTCAAATGAAGAAGTTGAAAGTTGGTTCAAGTCGCATATTATTTATCCAATCATGGAAGCCTTCAATCGAAGAGCTGATAAGCAGTACCGTTCCATTTCAGATCAAGTCATCCATATTATTCAGAGAGAATTTGATCAGGATTTAACCTTGGAAAGTGTCGCATTAAGGTTGCATTATAATACAAGTTATCTAAGCAGTTTATTTAGAAAAGAAACGAATTTATCTTTTAGTGAATATCTATCACATTATCGTCTAGAGATTGCTAAAAAACTTTTGGAGGAGACATCTATATCAGTTAAAGAGATTGCTGAGCGATTACGTTATAATAACTCACAAAATTTTATACGTTCCTTCCGAAAAAAAGCAGGTATAACTCCCGGACAGTACCGAAAAAAGATGAAAGAAATATAA
- a CDS encoding NCS2 family permease → MRQLLEKLFHLKELNTNIRTELMAGLTTFITMAYIIIVQPSLMTAAGMPAGAVMVSTIIVSGIFTIIMGVFTNRPFALAPGMGGNAFFAYSIVAAGLATWQTALGMVLISGVVFLILTLLGIRDAIAEMIPKNIKLAIGAAVGIFIAAIGLTDSGLVVLNIDSENLTLGSLHDKNVILALIGLIVILGLMARKVKGAVLYGIFITTIIGIPLGITQMPDSFFELPPSPSDIVFQVDWMEALKWSFFPLMFTFFVGDFFSTVGTLLGVGGKAGMLNKDGNLPDIKKPFLVDAVASVGGSFMGVTTVTTYIESASGVEAGGRSGLTSVSTGFIFLLCLLLTPILLMIPSVAIAPALIIVGISMLSGLKNIEFDEVDESMPAFITVIVTGFSFSIANGIVFGVLSYVAAKLFAGKIKEVPIGLFILCVPLIYYLWLK, encoded by the coding sequence ATGCGTCAACTACTAGAAAAGCTCTTTCATTTAAAAGAGTTAAACACGAATATACGCACAGAATTAATGGCTGGTTTAACAACCTTCATTACAATGGCATATATCATCATTGTTCAGCCAAGTTTAATGACAGCAGCTGGCATGCCTGCTGGTGCGGTTATGGTATCTACTATTATCGTCTCCGGTATTTTCACGATCATAATGGGAGTTTTTACCAACCGTCCGTTTGCCTTAGCGCCCGGTATGGGCGGGAATGCCTTTTTTGCTTATTCGATTGTCGCAGCTGGGTTGGCTACCTGGCAAACAGCTCTAGGTATGGTTCTAATCTCTGGTGTTGTTTTTCTAATCTTAACACTGCTCGGTATTCGTGATGCGATTGCCGAAATGATTCCGAAGAATATCAAGCTTGCTATCGGAGCTGCGGTTGGTATTTTCATTGCAGCGATCGGTTTGACTGATTCTGGACTAGTCGTATTGAATATCGATAGTGAGAATTTAACATTAGGCTCCTTACATGATAAAAATGTAATCCTCGCTCTTATTGGTTTAATTGTTATTTTAGGCTTAATGGCACGAAAAGTGAAAGGCGCCGTATTATACGGAATTTTTATTACAACGATCATTGGTATCCCGCTTGGCATTACGCAAATGCCGGACAGTTTCTTTGAACTGCCACCAAGTCCATCTGACATTGTATTTCAAGTTGACTGGATGGAAGCATTAAAATGGTCCTTCTTCCCATTAATGTTCACCTTCTTTGTCGGAGACTTCTTCTCTACAGTTGGTACGTTACTAGGTGTCGGCGGAAAAGCAGGAATGCTCAACAAAGACGGAAACTTACCTGATATTAAAAAGCCTTTCTTAGTAGATGCTGTAGCATCTGTTGGTGGTTCATTCATGGGTGTCACTACAGTAACGACCTATATCGAGTCCGCTAGTGGTGTCGAAGCAGGCGGTCGTTCTGGTTTAACCTCGGTTTCAACTGGATTTATCTTTTTACTTTGTTTATTGTTAACTCCAATATTATTAATGATTCCTAGTGTTGCGATAGCACCGGCTCTTATCATCGTTGGTATTTCAATGCTTTCCGGACTGAAAAATATCGAATTTGACGAGGTTGATGAGTCCATGCCTGCTTTTATCACCGTCATCGTTACTGGTTTCTCTTTCAGTATCGCAAACGGAATTGTGTTCGGTGTTCTTTCTTACGTAGCAGCTAAATTATTTGCAGGAAAAATTAAAGAGGTACCAATCGGACTCTTCATCCTATGTGTTCCGCTTATTTACTATCTATGGCTTAAATAA